AGGCCGATTGGATCAGACGCTCGTCACACAAAGAAACTTATGAACAGATAGTTCAGATTGCCCCAAAATATGGTTACAAATTACCCGAAAGATAATCCACCGCACCGGGTTCCCCCGATGCGGTCGAGTTGAAGAAATTTTTACTCTTCGTGGTAGCCGCGGAACGGATCGGAGACCGGAACGTGCAGCGACTCTTCCGACCAGCCGGTAAAAAGGCTGCGGGCGACCAGCAGTATGACCACCCAGATCATGGTGAAGATAAACCAGTTCACGGCCAGGATGACCGCGACCGCGAAAGTATCCCCGGCCATCTTCGAGGCGGCGAATCCCGGATTGATCAGCCAGCGAAGGAAATCGAGTTCCAGCAGATAATACAATCCCCAGGCCACCACCTGAGTCAGAAATCCGCGGGAAGCTGCGGTTTTTAGCAAATCCATTTCGTCTTTGTCATTCCACATAGGTGTAGACCTAAAGTCAGGTCCGCGTCCTTTCAACGACGAATATCCGATCGACCAGTATCGAACTCGGTCCGGCTGCCAGGTCGAACGCTGGTCATCTCTTCCACGCTAATGGCACGTGAATGGGATAGACTCTTCAATTCGGCCTTGAAGCGGGCTTCGCCGGGCGTAACGGCCTCCGCTTCGACACGGAATACAATCTCGTCTCCGGGTTTCAGGGTGTCCCAAACAGGGAATGCCACCTTCTGTCCGCTGATATCGCCTCGATCATTCTCCCGGAAGCCATACGCGGCCACCGGTTTCATATTCGCGGCCACTTCGCCCCGGAGCTGTAGCTTGGTCGCTGCCAAAGTACCGGTATTGCGAATGCGGATGATGTAGGTCGTGCGATTTCCCACCTTAACCGGATCGACCGAGTCTGAAACTTCCATGTGCAGCGCCGGTACACCGAGGACTTCCAAAGCCACTGGACATGATGCCTCGGCCCGTAGCGCTTTCGATAATGAAGCAGTTCGGAAAACTCCCTCCCGTTTCACAAGCGGGTCCGCTGAAACCGTGGCGGAAAGTACGGCGCGAGAGGTCACGGATGTACAAATCCCTGTAACCCGAACATCGAGCGATTGTCTCTTGGGGGCTGTGCCGAGTGTCCACTCTATGGCGCCATTAGCGGCTTTGCCGTCTTTATCGGAATTCTGAAATTTGACCTCGGGAGGCAGCACGGCCCGCAGCGTTACATTCGTCAATTCCACTTCGGAAGGATTTTCCACATGGATCACCCATTCCACCGGCTGGTTCACGAATGCCATCGCCGGACCCTTGACGGACACCGAAAGCTGAGGATTGCCGATTGTAACGGTTATCGGTTCCGATGGCGTAAACTGGCTACCCGCACTGTTCGCACTGGCCCGCACGCTATAGCTACCCGGCTTCTCGGCTTTCAAGGAAATCGGAATGATCTTCGATTCCCCCGCCGGCAGACTTTCAATCAGTTGCTTGAGGGAATTCGGCCCGTTCTCCGCCGTCAGTCCCGGCGGCACCAGAACGTCGTACTCGACTGCTTCGGCGGCTCCGTTCCCGGCGTTCTTGACGGTCAACTCGAACGGCAACGCCTCGTCCAATACGCCCGTCTCCGGACCTTTGAGAGAAATCTGTAAGGAAGGCTTACAAATGAGCACATCGGTGAAGGCATCGATCGTTTGATTGTCGGCACTCCGCACGTTGAAGGCCGGTCTGATCAATCCGAGCTGGCTCCCCTTCAGTTTCAATTGCAGCGAGCTCTGCTTACCAGCTGGAACCGAAGGCAAAGACCAAAGTATTTCGTTGCCATCGCGGGTGGCCCGTTCGCTCGACGAAGTGACTTGCACGCCCGCCGGAAGATTCAAGCGGATAAAGACTCCCTGGCTGGCCGCTCGACCATTATTGGTGACAGACAGAGTCGTGGTAAATTCTTCGCCGATCGGCGCGGACTTTGGAGCATCGACCGAGGCCGAGAGATCTGGTGAATGCCAGTTCACCGTGGCTTCTCCCTTACCGAGCACAACGTTCGAGTTGTTCGTCGGGTCGGGCCGGGCAATATCGATGGCGAGTCGATTGACGGTTGTGGTCGGGCTGACCTGGGTCAGGCGAATGACGGCGAGGCCGTTCGCATCGGTGATGGCGATCCCTTCGCCCGACTCCGATTTATAGGCCGAGCCGACCCACTGACAGGAAGGACCTTCTATCACTCGATACCGGACCACGTAACCCTGCAAGGGCTGCTCGTCCTTCATGCGGACGACGGTCGCCTTCAGTACCGCTTCGGTGCCAATGCGGGCGTTGATGGACACCGGCAATTTCCACTTCGCGTCGACCCAGATCACTTTCACGGAACGCCGTTTGCCGTCGCGGTCCATTTCCGGACTGTCCATGGTGATGTTGGTTTGCCCTTCGACGTTGGATCGGATCGCGATCCAGGTCTGGCCGGGCCGGACCACAAAAGAGTGTCCATCCACGGTTTGGGTCGTTTCGCTGCTGACCGTGTTGGCGGTCAGATAGCGGATATTATTACGAGTCTGAGTGTTTCCCTGGGTTCCTTCGGCCGTATTGGTGATATCGCCGGTGCCTGACACGGCCCATTCCACTTTACAGCGTTTGACGGGAGTGTGCTTGTCGTCGTAAACCGTCGCCAGAAAGATCTGCGTGGTACCGGTGGAGAAAAAACTGTCCTTGGGTCGAATTTCGATCCGGACCGGTTTGCCCCCGAAGTCGATGGTGCCTTTGATCGGCGTGGCCGAGTCTTTTTTCTTGGGATCGGCATTGAGATTTTGGGCGGTAGCAAACCCGGCCGGCGCGAGCGAGGTCAGTCCGGCAAGCAACAGAATTGCTCGAGAGTAGTGACTGACCCAGCCCATGCCCAGAATCCCTTCCCTGCCGGTGCGTCTTCCCTGACGCGGGGAGTGCTTATACGTCCGGAGGGAAATTCAAGCAAGAGGAAATTTTGATCGAAAACTGCCCAGATAGGCCGGTTTACTGCGGCACGGCGAAAAATCAGGGGGCGTCTGAAATCAGGACCTTATTTGTCCAATAGCGTGGGTAAACGGCGCGAATTTGGAAAGCCACTTGCGCCGGAGCCGATCGAGTAATTGATTGACGCGGGACCGTGGTAGTGGCTTGATCGCATCGACGATCAGTGAAGTATAGTTTAACTGGCCATGAGCATTGCGCGAATCTGTTCGGGCACTGCGGCGGATGGGCCCATCTTCCGCCGACCAAGCGGCCTGGTGAAAGTGTCTGTTTTCATCCCAGTATTCGAGCAGCTGAACTTCGAATCCCGCCGACTCCAGCAGCTTACCCAGACTCTCATACGTAAACAGGACTTTGTGATCGTCGCAACCGGGGCCGCTGCCGCCGGGCCGGACTCGTTCGATATAGCCGGGGTCGGGATGCCATCCGTCGGGAACGGCGATTCTTAATCGGCCGCCCGGTTTCAGAAATTCGAAGCAAATATTCACCGCCGTGATGGCGTCGACGGGTGTCAAATGCTCCCAGACATGTTCGGCAAGAAATGCCGCCCGGCTGTTTGGCTTCCACTTGTTGGCGAAGTGTCCTCGATTCCGAAGATCCAATATGTCGCCATCGGTCGTTCGCCAACCGGGGAGGGAGGTGCCTCCCGCGCCGATCAATACTCGAGGGCTGTTCGACCAGTGGCGGTGTTCCCGCAACTGCTCCCGCTTTTGCATTCCGTATTGCTGAATCCGCTGAGTAAATCGTCTGAGCGAAGAAACCGGTCCAATAATCAGCCGTCCCATTTTCCAAGTCCAGGAGTTTCGCATTCGCTGACATTCCGCCAAATCGAACTCCTGAACTTTCAAAGCGGCTTCCAGCTTGGCGATCAGTTTTTCGCGCTTTTGTATCTCGACCCAGGCGAAGGTCTCGCGTTCTCCCAGCAAAGTCTGCATCTGCTGGAGCTGTTCCGTCAGCGACAGGTTCGATTGAGAAACTGAACAGGACCGCAGAGCGTCGGCCATGCGAATCGCCTGCCTCAAAACCGAGAGCCAGCCTCGCGACAGGTCGTCTACCTGCGGCGTGTAACGCAATTCGCTACCGCGATAGGGGAAAGCATTCTCGGTCAGTTGCGGCTTGAAATCGAGCCCGTCCGGAAGGGCATATCTCTGCGAAGCTTCATGAGAATAAGCCATAAATGCGGCCGGATTGTCGAGTAGAAGTTGAAAGGGTTTGCGATAGATCCAACCGGGGGCCGTTTCCAGTTCGGAGGCTGCCCGCTTCTGCAGAACGTGAGAAACGACCTTGGAGATATACTGGCCGGGGGAGCGGATCGGAAAATGGGCCATCTGAACGTCTGAGAAGACCGGTTCGAGGTTTTGCCCGTTTCTCTCTACGCCATGCTGACCGGGTAGCAGTTTCACCGTTTCATCGAGAACCAGCGAACGAGGCAGGAGGATCTTGGTCCAGGGCCAGCCTTCTTCGACCAGGCGATGTCGAACGCGCCGGACGGGATTTTGTTCTTGTGCGTCATCTCCGGATGTGCTTGCAAAGCTCTGCCAGCGGAGGGCCACCGGGCTTTCGGGGGTGGCTTGAGCGGGAATTAACTCTTGGGCATTCTCTGCCAGTAAAAATTCATCCGCATCCAGCGGCAGGAACCATTCAATTTCCGGATTAGCGATAGCCAGTTTGCGGAGGTGGTTTTGAAACAGCAGGCGGTTGCGGTATCCGACAGTCGGTTCATCCTGGACTTCGAGGGGGAGGCCTTCCTCGACGAGGGATTGCAGCACTTGCCGTGTGCCGTCTGTGCTGCCATTGTCGATAACCAGGAGTTTTGAAACTATCGAAAGGTTGTGACGCACAAACGCTTCGATAATGTCAATCTCATTGAGTACGACGCTAGCGGCGATCAATCGCATGAAAAACTCGCCTCAAATCAAAGGATACCTTCGCTTTCCCTTATCGAATGGAGGGCGTAAGCCGCTATGGTGTGAAACTTGGATGAAATGGGTATTTTCAGATTTGAGAACGGATTAACCGTTCCATTTTCTACATCAGGGTCGATTTGAAAGGGATTTAATCAACAGCGCAAGAGCAAGATCAAAATCTGCACTTTCGAGAATCAAAAAAATGTCCGGCGAAGGAGCGATCACCCGCCGGATTTCATTTTCGTCTCATTTTCTAAACGGGCTTTCCCCTTCCCGGAGGGAACGGATCGAACCGCCCCCGGAACTCGAGGAGTCGCCGTACTGGTCGTATCCCTTGATGCGTGGATCACCGCTGGGATCTTTTTGTCGGCTCGTGGGAGTGGCCGGAATGGTCGGTTTGTTGGTGGAATTGCTATTTGAGGTCGTCTGATTACTGTTCGAGGAGTTCGATTTGCTCGAATCAGTCGAAGTTGTTGAGGTAGAAGTATCGCCGGTGTTGATGTTATTGAGTTTGTTTTCTACGTTCTTTCCGAAATTGATGATGTTGGTCAGCTCCCCTTTCAGGGTGGTGTTGCCCAGATCGACATTACTCATCAGCCCCAGGCTGCCGAGGATCGAATAACAGGCGGTGGTGGCCCATTTGGAATTGCTCCAGAGTTTCAGGGCGGTGCCGACGCCGGGAGCTGAGGACAGAACGCCGCTCGCTTTCGATTTGCCACTACTTTTGACTGGGGCGGCGTTCATGCCGCGCACTTCATCGAGAATCAGGTGCGACAGGAAGCCAATCATCATGGCAATCGCCAGGAAATAGCGATGGCTCTGTTCCGGCTTGCGAAAAGCGAGATAAACCACCAGCCCGGAAATGATCATGGCGGGGATGGAATGGAACATTCCCCGATGGACACTTAGTTTCTTGACGAGCAGGATGAAGCCGTAGCGGACGCTCAGGAAGGCCCCGGCCAAAATGAGAATCACTTTTTCGGGATCGTTATTCAAATCCAGATTTTGCCAGCGCCGGATGACCATTATCGAACCGAGAGCTACCGCGAGGCTGAAAATTTCGCGAATAGTGGAATTCGACTCATCTCCCAGCTTATCGAGATCGGGGAGCAATCCTCCCAAAGTGCAGATTACCGCGGCCAGAATGGCCAGCTGTTCCGCAAAGTGGAAGTGGTAATAGCCCAGGTAACCGTAAACCGCCCCCAGAGAACCCGAAAACAGAAGATGTCCTGTGTAACTCATGGGAAATCCATTTCCAAACCAGATATTTCAGGCCCTTTTAGGCCCGTATTGGCCCATTCCGTCGCAGCGGAAATGAGATTTAACCATAGTTGGGGCGGGGCGCACAGGCGAATTTCGAGGTCGGATGAACCATTTTCGGGCGCAAATTCAATTATTAAAATCGCATTTGCGGTAGAAAAATGAAGAAAATCCTATCTTTGGGTGCGGTTTGTATCAATTTTAACGCCTTGTTAAAAGAAGCTGAGGTGAACGATTTGTTAAATTTTGACAACTGACATTCTGAACACCAGTTGCGCGCTATAATTTGGATGGCATCCTGTCAATGGATATTTGGAGGGAAGGAATCCTCAGGGTTTTTTCCTATTGAATTCGATTGGAAGAGATGCGCCATGACGAACGACGTGATTGCACGCCGATTGCAACTGGAAGCCCGCGAAATGGATACTCGGCCGGAACAATTCTACAGCGCTCGCGCCTTGCGGCGGGCCGCGGAAACCATTCTTTCCTGCAAAGAATCGATTCAGGATCTTTGGGAAAGTCGCGGCGACGACTATCTGCAGCAGCTTCCCGGAATCGGCGAGCGGATTGCCGAGCGAATCGCCGGATATATCCGTTTCGAAAAAACTCTCGATCAACTGAAGCGTATGACAGCGGCAGTTCCGTCGAGGAATTAATCGGCTATAAACCGGTATCGGACTGTATTAATTAATTGTGTATATCCCGCAACCCGGGGCCGTTTGATTCCCGCCTCGGTTTTTTTGCCCGCACCTCATTTCTTCTGATAAATCGCATCCGATGGATCATTAGTGACATACCACGGCTTGCCATTCTTGAGATACATTTTCTGCATCTCTTCACCGTTCAGCGGACGGGCCCCAACCCGACCAAAGACGCCGATCTGATTGCCGACTTCATCCACCGCCCGGTCGCGATCCAGACCTTTCGAAATATTCAAAGCGTGTCCGCCGTGCGGAATGCGGTAAGTAGCGATCAGCCGAGGGTAGGGCCGGGCGGCAAAGCCATCATTTCCCGGGGTGTCCGGACTGGTTAATTGCAATACCCGCATACCGTTTTTGCCATCGGCAAGATAGGCAAACAGCGAATTATAGGTCACGCCCACTTTCACATCATGTAAATCATTAATGGCCCCGTTGGCCGTGTAAATCTGGTCAACCTTCGGCTCCTCGGCATTGGTAATATCGAGAATCACCAGCCCGCGGCTCCCGGCCGAGACATAAGCATAAGAGCGGCCCAGATAAATGTTCTGCACGTCGGGCAATCGAATCATCGACTTGGCCACCGGATGCGCCAGATCGGTCGCATCCAATACCTTGATGCCTTCCTCGTCGCAGACGTAGGCATAACGGAACTGCACCTGCACGGCCTTCGGCTTCTTGATGGTTTTCTCATCAAGCACCGCCGTGACTTTCAAATTCTTGGGATCTTCCAGAGAAACGACCACCAGACCGGCATCGCAGCATATATAGGCGTAGTAGCCGACGATGGTAATGTTCACCGCGCCCTTCAGAATACCATCCGGATTGAAAGGTGTTTCCGCTTTCAGGAAGTTATTCGCGGGATTGCCATCAATGGTAGTGGCCGCCCCGACGAGGATTAAGCCATCGTAAAGATCGGTGACATACAGATAGCCAAAGTAGGGATGGATCGGCCCTTCCTTATTCTCTGGCCGATGCGATCGCGTTGGATCCACGGCCACCGTCGTCGGTGCAGCCACGGCGGTAGCGTATTTGGTCTGCGCGTAGAACTTTTGACCGATGGGTGAAACCGGAGCAGTGGTAATCCTCTCCGAGAAGCCCTTATTGTCGATGAATGCAATATCGAAGACGCGTACCCCGGCACTGCCGCACGCGGCATAAAGGTATTCGCCGCGAGCCTGCACCTGCAGAATCTCCGGCTTCTTCCAGGGCCTGGTAATTTCCTGCGATATATCTTTCCCGGGATGCTCGTGAGCATGCTCCAGAAGGCCTTTGCGTTTGAGGTGTTCCTCAAAGTGCTCCGGGAAGGCCACTTGTTGCAAGGAACTTCCGATGACCGCTTGAGGTTCCTGCCGTTCCGTGACCACCACACCCATCAAGCCATCTTCCCCGGCGGCCACCCAGGCGTATTTGCCGATCAGGTTCATGATGTTGGTGCCCTGCATCAGCAGCTGGGCCATCCAGGCGTTGTTGTCGTTGGTAAGCGACAGATGGCAATCGGTACACTGCTTAGTTTCGCGAACGCCCCGGCCGCGCACGGTATGTGGCACGTTGGTGGAAAAGGCAGTGCCCCCAAAGCCTTCGGTGGAGATCGTCTGCTGTAAGGTATAAATCGATTCGCGTAAGCCGTTGTAGCTGCTGACGTGAACGGCACAGCTGGAACGAGCGGGGTTGATGCGGTTCTTGGTGGCATCGCCATCCCGGGCCAGCATGAACACATCATCCCGCAAAGTCTGGAAATTATATTCGGACTGGTTGCGGGACACTTCCCCTTCCGCGTGCAACTGCGGCATCTTGACGTTAGCTTTCTGCGGCAGATGGCAGCCGAAACAGCTCGGATTCCAAGCACTATGACAGGCGATACAACTCATGTTCTTATTTTCATGAGCGCACTTTCCAGTACTCGGCATACTGCCCCAGACCATCTGCTCCCCTTCAAAGCGCACCGTCTTGGCCAGGGCCGACTTGGCGTTATACCGGCCATGCTTGGGATCGATGGTATCTTTGGTCTGCACGACTTCCCAACGCAGATTCGGTTCCACATTGGAGTTCTGGTAAATCCGTTTCGGACCATTCACCTTGTCGTCCGAAAGATATTCAATCTCAAAGCGCGGCTTGCCAAAAGGCGTTCGCAAACTCAACAGGTTGCGTCCCCCTTCAGGCGAGGAAGTATAGGAAGCCGGTCCGCTGGTGCGCAGGGTCGCAAAGTTCTGGGGCGTGCCGTGGCAATCGATGCATTGAATTTCGGAAGCGGCCCGCACTTCCATATGCAGCTTACCGTTGCCGTGCATATCCTGCGTGAAGTGGCAATCGACGCAGTGCATGCCCTTCTCGAGGTGAATATCCATCAGGTGCACCGGCTGTCCGGCCCGTTTCTGATTCAACTTGTCTTCGGCCGCCACCGCCTGAGTGGCATCGCGGAACTGATTCTGTTCGTGGAAGCTTTTCACCATGCAGGGAAAGTTAATGGCCTCACTCAGTTTGTGCGGCGTCGGCTGCTGAACCTGCACCCCCTGATAGTCGATCAAGTTGCCCTTGATATCCCGCTTGAAAACCGCCCGGAATACCCAGCCGTGACCGTGGAAATCGGCGAACTGCGCCTTATCCATCTGACCATTGAGCTGGGTGATATCGTTGAGGAACTCCGGATTCGACCAGTTCCCCTTGGCGGAGGCCGCATCGGGATTGTTCATCTGATAGCGAATCGCGTCTTCCGGAGTGAGCTTCTTCGACTTCTCCGGATACATCAGCCGGGCGTGGGTCTCTTCATCCCACCACATGTAACCGGGATAGGAATTCATCACCGTCGTTCCCGGGTGAATATGGCAGACCATGCACTGGCTGGTCGGGATCGCATTGGTAAAGCGATGCTCGATTGGATGGCCCGGTTCATTCTTGGGAATCGTCGGATCGAACGTCGCCGTGGTTCCCCGATTGCCGAAGCGGGCATAGGGTCCGGAATGAATGGGTGAACGGTCATTGGCGTAAATCACATGGCAGGCACTGCAGCCACTGGAGCGGTAATCGCCCGGATGATCGTTGGTGCCCATGAAATTCAAGGTGGGATCGAACAAGCGGGTCTTGTTTAAGCTGACCAGACCGGGGTCGGTTCGATTTTCCGTTCCCAGTCCGCGCTCGCTCAGTCGAACTTTCGTACGGCCCGGATCGTCGAGTCGTTCCGGAATGCCAACTTCGGGCTTGAACCGGCCACCCCGTTCGAAGATCCGAAGAATGTTGCCGGGCTGACCGACTTCAAAGCGCGGCAACGGCTCCAGGAACGGTACCACGCCCAGCGTCATTTCTTCCGGCGTCGGAGGCGGGTTGTTGAGGATTCGCAGCGGCGCGCCGGTCATGCTGTAGGCTTCGCCGTAGCGGGCCCGCTTATTCGAAATCGTGCCGTTGTTATAAAGCGCGGCCCCCCACAGCATGCAACCGGTGGCCATGATCTGTTTGCGGTTAGTTTGCACCACTTGCGGATGGCAGCCGGAAGTGCCGCAGCTGATATGGGCTATACGAAAATCGCCGGGGTTCACAAAGCGAATGAACTCGGGCGATTCGTGATTCAGGAGCGTGTAGGAGCGCACCGGATTGGCGGAAGTCGGCCAGAACTGCGGAAACTTCGGGGCAATATGTGCCCGGTTCTTATCGGTAGTACTCGGGTCACCGCCGTGACAATCGGTGCAGCCGATTCGCAAGGTCGCTTTGCCGTGCGGGTCGCCAGTGTTCTTGTGGCAGGCGATACAACCAGCGCTCTTGGCCAGCTGCTCTTCAGGAGTCTGCTTCAGCAGTTGCACATCTTTGAGTTCGGGCGGCATTGGGAACGGATCGTCCGGATCGGTGGAAAAGGGATTTGTCTTACGGTCGTCTTTTTCCTGGGCGCGCAGCATCTGGGGAGGCAGTGCAGAGTAGACGATCGCA
The genomic region above belongs to Telmatocola sphagniphila and contains:
- a CDS encoding DUF11 domain-containing protein; translated protein: MGWVSHYSRAILLLAGLTSLAPAGFATAQNLNADPKKKDSATPIKGTIDFGGKPVRIEIRPKDSFFSTGTTQIFLATVYDDKHTPVKRCKVEWAVSGTGDITNTAEGTQGNTQTRNNIRYLTANTVSSETTQTVDGHSFVVRPGQTWIAIRSNVEGQTNITMDSPEMDRDGKRRSVKVIWVDAKWKLPVSINARIGTEAVLKATVVRMKDEQPLQGYVVRYRVIEGPSCQWVGSAYKSESGEGIAITDANGLAVIRLTQVSPTTTVNRLAIDIARPDPTNNSNVVLGKGEATVNWHSPDLSASVDAPKSAPIGEEFTTTLSVTNNGRAASQGVFIRLNLPAGVQVTSSSERATRDGNEILWSLPSVPAGKQSSLQLKLKGSQLGLIRPAFNVRSADNQTIDAFTDVLICKPSLQISLKGPETGVLDEALPFELTVKNAGNGAAEAVEYDVLVPPGLTAENGPNSLKQLIESLPAGESKIIPISLKAEKPGSYSVRASANSAGSQFTPSEPITVTIGNPQLSVSVKGPAMAFVNQPVEWVIHVENPSEVELTNVTLRAVLPPEVKFQNSDKDGKAANGAIEWTLGTAPKRQSLDVRVTGICTSVTSRAVLSATVSADPLVKREGVFRTASLSKALRAEASCPVALEVLGVPALHMEVSDSVDPVKVGNRTTYIIRIRNTGTLAATKLQLRGEVAANMKPVAAYGFRENDRGDISGQKVAFPVWDTLKPGDEIVFRVEAEAVTPGEARFKAELKSLSHSRAISVEEMTSVRPGSRTEFDTGRSDIRR
- a CDS encoding glycosyltransferase family 2 protein; translation: MRLIAASVVLNEIDIIEAFVRHNLSIVSKLLVIDNGSTDGTRQVLQSLVEEGLPLEVQDEPTVGYRNRLLFQNHLRKLAIANPEIEWFLPLDADEFLLAENAQELIPAQATPESPVALRWQSFASTSGDDAQEQNPVRRVRHRLVEEGWPWTKILLPRSLVLDETVKLLPGQHGVERNGQNLEPVFSDVQMAHFPIRSPGQYISKVVSHVLQKRAASELETAPGWIYRKPFQLLLDNPAAFMAYSHEASQRYALPDGLDFKPQLTENAFPYRGSELRYTPQVDDLSRGWLSVLRQAIRMADALRSCSVSQSNLSLTEQLQQMQTLLGERETFAWVEIQKREKLIAKLEAALKVQEFDLAECQRMRNSWTWKMGRLIIGPVSSLRRFTQRIQQYGMQKREQLREHRHWSNSPRVLIGAGGTSLPGWRTTDGDILDLRNRGHFANKWKPNSRAAFLAEHVWEHLTPVDAITAVNICFEFLKPGGRLRIAVPDGWHPDPGYIERVRPGGSGPGCDDHKVLFTYESLGKLLESAGFEVQLLEYWDENRHFHQAAWSAEDGPIRRSARTDSRNAHGQLNYTSLIVDAIKPLPRSRVNQLLDRLRRKWLSKFAPFTHAIGQIRS
- a CDS encoding metal-dependent hydrolase, with amino-acid sequence MSYTGHLLFSGSLGAVYGYLGYYHFHFAEQLAILAAVICTLGGLLPDLDKLGDESNSTIREIFSLAVALGSIMVIRRWQNLDLNNDPEKVILILAGAFLSVRYGFILLVKKLSVHRGMFHSIPAMIISGLVVYLAFRKPEQSHRYFLAIAMMIGFLSHLILDEVRGMNAAPVKSSGKSKASGVLSSAPGVGTALKLWSNSKWATTACYSILGSLGLMSNVDLGNTTLKGELTNIINFGKNVENKLNNINTGDTSTSTTSTDSSKSNSSNSNQTTSNSNSTNKPTIPATPTSRQKDPSGDPRIKGYDQYGDSSSSGGGSIRSLREGESPFRK
- a CDS encoding helix-hairpin-helix domain-containing protein encodes the protein MTNDVIARRLQLEAREMDTRPEQFYSARALRRAAETILSCKESIQDLWESRGDDYLQQLPGIGERIAERIAGYIRFEKTLDQLKRMTAAVPSRN
- a CDS encoding multiheme c-type cytochrome — encoded protein: MRSYLVGSWAPWLQSALAGLLIFGALGAIVYSALPPQMLRAQEKDDRKTNPFSTDPDDPFPMPPELKDVQLLKQTPEEQLAKSAGCIACHKNTGDPHGKATLRIGCTDCHGGDPSTTDKNRAHIAPKFPQFWPTSANPVRSYTLLNHESPEFIRFVNPGDFRIAHISCGTSGCHPQVVQTNRKQIMATGCMLWGAALYNNGTISNKRARYGEAYSMTGAPLRILNNPPPTPEEMTLGVVPFLEPLPRFEVGQPGNILRIFERGGRFKPEVGIPERLDDPGRTKVRLSERGLGTENRTDPGLVSLNKTRLFDPTLNFMGTNDHPGDYRSSGCSACHVIYANDRSPIHSGPYARFGNRGTTATFDPTIPKNEPGHPIEHRFTNAIPTSQCMVCHIHPGTTVMNSYPGYMWWDEETHARLMYPEKSKKLTPEDAIRYQMNNPDAASAKGNWSNPEFLNDITQLNGQMDKAQFADFHGHGWVFRAVFKRDIKGNLIDYQGVQVQQPTPHKLSEAINFPCMVKSFHEQNQFRDATQAVAAEDKLNQKRAGQPVHLMDIHLEKGMHCVDCHFTQDMHGNGKLHMEVRAASEIQCIDCHGTPQNFATLRTSGPASYTSSPEGGRNLLSLRTPFGKPRFEIEYLSDDKVNGPKRIYQNSNVEPNLRWEVVQTKDTIDPKHGRYNAKSALAKTVRFEGEQMVWGSMPSTGKCAHENKNMSCIACHSAWNPSCFGCHLPQKANVKMPQLHAEGEVSRNQSEYNFQTLRDDVFMLARDGDATKNRINPARSSCAVHVSSYNGLRESIYTLQQTISTEGFGGTAFSTNVPHTVRGRGVRETKQCTDCHLSLTNDNNAWMAQLLMQGTNIMNLIGKYAWVAAGEDGLMGVVVTERQEPQAVIGSSLQQVAFPEHFEEHLKRKGLLEHAHEHPGKDISQEITRPWKKPEILQVQARGEYLYAACGSAGVRVFDIAFIDNKGFSERITTAPVSPIGQKFYAQTKYATAVAAPTTVAVDPTRSHRPENKEGPIHPYFGYLYVTDLYDGLILVGAATTIDGNPANNFLKAETPFNPDGILKGAVNITIVGYYAYICCDAGLVVVSLEDPKNLKVTAVLDEKTIKKPKAVQVQFRYAYVCDEEGIKVLDATDLAHPVAKSMIRLPDVQNIYLGRSYAYVSAGSRGLVILDITNAEEPKVDQIYTANGAINDLHDVKVGVTYNSLFAYLADGKNGMRVLQLTSPDTPGNDGFAARPYPRLIATYRIPHGGHALNISKGLDRDRAVDEVGNQIGVFGRVGARPLNGEEMQKMYLKNGKPWYVTNDPSDAIYQKK